A genomic segment from uncultured Desulfuromonas sp. encodes:
- a CDS encoding AsmA-like C-terminal region-containing protein, with amino-acid sequence MMRRRILQFLVFFIGLSLCLILGLWGYISTHQEQIGVLLSNQLSSTFKTPISLKQARLGFHPVPTLDFSELSITSGPRFKAFIPQLHVQLSWDDLVQGQFNSIQLTAIRPEIYWQQPSSTPGQTKASATPPFEKEHLDLPQLRLTIKKGHIYFSNAEPQKDLPWQLSEVDLDIRSVKHSQDIKIQGNANLEHGNGEFMPISSQLEISDFSNGLSHAQLSAQVRVQHVQIADAWQKDWPVRIRGVFDLQTNWQGSLSQGLKGNTTLSQTSTPIQVEHNGSTLLTISELALSTHVTEDADRFSFNRTTLSLDKKNFHLEGFTNKHQTHFGLTINSDSIALTDLYAWLPAKQAELLSKFAHQGTITLHDMTLDSHQWPPSLNDIESVKADADLEQLQINNFSQGPVSLSLSGSPQKVYLTSSPLRFDLPVGHVEGPLDIKLSHKDANIWQLTANLSQLSYQLARMTQKQSQSPGELSCSIEKKNSGWSIDQGTFNVPTLNVNYSGWINAKDHWQVKIDIPELELGDFGQEISLLKWMELRGKVAVEETISQTPGADLVSQGKLTLTDCAISPTHTIAPIHHINGTAYQTGLSLEATGLQVGLGQSHLTVDAKIDNLRQPVAKIHARAKEVIARDLVFHSPTALLHDLDGRIDIHAGGIEFERATVRLDQGTIATVTGTLNFHGPDLQLLVEAPYGDIDEVIALWHGPLGHGHSNEEFVHHQIDPNKETLHIRAQVGQGTISGFQFSNATGTIHYSYGRLRIEPLLFEADSGYGNGKVILYQSEHPATLHIEGTVVNIDADKVYSQLLKHTGLVTGQLTGDFSINGPVGSTFLANSNGVFSVTIKNGVLRKFKVLSKAFSLLNIAQLFSFKLPDMAQEGMPFSRLTSDISLRNGVLHSENLRIDSAAMNTVVAGELNLVDSQLDLIMGIKPLGTVDTVFTRLPVAGWLLTGNERAVLSANFAITGSFSDPHVEMLPLSSLSDKVIGIFKRTLTLPGTLFKDPEKVLTNPDRSLQDD; translated from the coding sequence ATGATGCGTCGGCGTATCCTACAGTTTCTTGTTTTTTTCATCGGCCTATCCCTGTGTCTGATCCTAGGTTTATGGGGGTATATCTCAACACATCAGGAACAGATAGGGGTTCTGCTCTCCAACCAATTAAGTAGCACGTTTAAGACACCGATCAGTCTCAAACAAGCCCGACTCGGCTTCCACCCTGTGCCAACCCTTGATTTCAGTGAACTCTCCATCACTTCAGGGCCGAGATTTAAAGCCTTTATCCCACAACTCCATGTTCAGCTCAGCTGGGATGACCTGGTTCAAGGGCAATTCAACTCCATTCAACTCACTGCAATTCGCCCCGAAATCTACTGGCAGCAACCAAGCTCTACACCAGGGCAAACCAAAGCCAGTGCTACACCCCCATTTGAAAAAGAACACTTGGATTTGCCCCAACTCAGACTCACCATCAAAAAAGGGCACATCTATTTCTCCAACGCCGAGCCGCAAAAAGATCTGCCATGGCAACTGTCCGAGGTTGACCTCGACATTCGCTCTGTCAAACACAGCCAAGACATCAAGATTCAAGGCAACGCCAACCTCGAACATGGCAACGGCGAGTTCATGCCGATTTCGTCACAGCTGGAAATCTCCGATTTCTCAAACGGCCTGTCCCATGCACAACTCTCAGCCCAGGTGAGAGTGCAGCATGTGCAGATTGCCGACGCGTGGCAAAAAGACTGGCCGGTGCGTATTCGTGGCGTATTTGACCTGCAAACGAACTGGCAGGGGAGCCTGTCTCAAGGATTAAAGGGAAACACCACGCTCTCACAAACCAGCACGCCGATCCAAGTGGAGCATAATGGTTCAACACTGCTAACGATCTCAGAACTGGCGCTGTCCACGCATGTCACAGAGGATGCCGACAGATTTTCGTTTAATCGCACCACACTGTCATTAGACAAGAAGAATTTTCACCTCGAAGGATTCACGAACAAACACCAGACACATTTTGGTCTCACCATAAACAGCGACAGTATCGCCTTGACAGATCTTTATGCCTGGTTGCCGGCCAAACAAGCTGAACTGCTTTCAAAGTTCGCGCATCAAGGAACAATAACGCTCCATGATATGACGCTGGACTCTCACCAATGGCCGCCATCCCTCAATGATATTGAGTCAGTAAAGGCAGATGCTGATCTTGAGCAATTACAGATCAATAATTTTAGTCAGGGGCCGGTCAGTCTCTCGCTCTCCGGATCACCCCAGAAAGTCTACCTGACAAGCTCGCCATTGCGTTTTGACCTGCCGGTGGGTCATGTCGAGGGACCTCTCGATATCAAGTTGTCACACAAAGACGCCAACATCTGGCAATTGACTGCCAACCTCAGCCAGCTCTCGTATCAACTGGCCAGAATGACCCAAAAACAGAGCCAGTCTCCGGGAGAACTGAGCTGCAGCATCGAGAAAAAAAACAGCGGCTGGTCCATCGATCAAGGAACGTTCAATGTTCCCACCCTGAATGTCAATTATTCCGGCTGGATCAACGCCAAAGACCATTGGCAGGTCAAAATAGACATCCCTGAATTGGAACTGGGGGATTTCGGCCAGGAGATCTCACTCCTCAAATGGATGGAATTGCGTGGCAAAGTCGCGGTTGAAGAAACCATAAGCCAGACTCCCGGGGCAGATCTTGTCAGTCAGGGGAAACTGACATTAACCGACTGCGCGATCTCGCCAACTCACACCATTGCCCCCATACATCACATTAACGGCACGGCCTATCAAACGGGTTTGAGTCTTGAAGCAACAGGCCTTCAGGTTGGTCTGGGCCAGTCTCACCTTACGGTTGACGCAAAGATCGACAACCTGAGACAGCCTGTCGCTAAAATCCATGCCCGCGCCAAAGAGGTTATCGCGCGGGACCTGGTTTTTCACTCGCCGACAGCACTTCTCCACGATCTCGATGGCCGCATTGATATTCACGCCGGAGGCATTGAATTCGAACGTGCAACCGTACGCCTCGACCAGGGCACAATCGCCACGGTGACCGGCACCCTTAATTTTCACGGCCCAGACCTGCAATTACTTGTCGAAGCCCCCTATGGCGACATCGATGAAGTGATCGCTTTGTGGCATGGCCCTCTTGGGCACGGTCACAGTAATGAAGAGTTCGTTCACCACCAGATTGACCCCAACAAAGAGACCCTGCATATCCGTGCTCAAGTGGGCCAGGGAACAATCAGTGGCTTTCAATTCAGCAATGCGACGGGAACCATCCACTACAGTTATGGCCGCCTACGCATCGAACCACTTCTGTTTGAAGCGGATAGTGGTTATGGCAACGGAAAAGTGATTCTCTATCAATCAGAACATCCGGCAACTTTGCACATTGAGGGCACCGTTGTGAATATCGATGCCGACAAAGTCTACAGCCAGCTGCTCAAACACACCGGACTTGTCACCGGGCAGCTAACGGGCGACTTTTCCATCAACGGCCCTGTCGGCAGCACGTTTTTAGCGAATTCCAACGGTGTTTTTTCGGTGACAATTAAAAACGGCGTCTTACGTAAATTCAAAGTATTGTCCAAGGCATTTTCACTACTCAACATTGCTCAACTGTTTAGCTTTAAATTGCCAGACATGGCGCAGGAAGGGATGCCGTTCAGCCGCCTGACCAGTGATATTTCTTTGAGAAATGGCGTACTGCACAGTGAGAATCTTCGCATTGACAGTGCCGCCATGAATACCGTTGTGGCCGGAGAACTTAACCTTGTGGACAGCCAGCTGGATCTGATTATGGGAATCAAGCCTTTGGGAACCGTGGATACGGTTTTTACTCGTCTGCCCGTAGCGGGCTGGCTGTTGACCGGTAACGAGCGTGCAGTCTTGTCGGCTAATTTTGCCATCACCGGTTCTTTTTCCGATCCACATGTTGAGATGCTGCCCTTAAGCTCGCTTTCCGACAAGGTGATCGGCATCTTCAAACGCACGCTGACGTTGCCGGGCACTCTGTTCAAAGACCCGGAAAAAGTCCTGACAAACCCGGACCGCTCGTTACAAGACGATTAA
- the smc gene encoding chromosome segregation protein SMC — protein MKIKRIEIIGFKSFVDRTVLNFEPGVTAILGPNGCGKSNVIDAIRWAMGEQNAKNLRGQAMEDVIFGGSKKRRPHGMAEVTMVFSNPHGAGTSEFNQYSEIMITRRLYRNGDSEYLLNKAPCRLKDISELFMDTGVGARAYSIIEQGKIGSILHSRPEERRVLIEEAAGVTKYKARKKTALRKIESTRQNLTRLNDVIAEVKRQRDSLRRQAGKAQRFRELRNQVKELEIQLARYRWMELEQEAEKLETQLEQAEQAVESTQITASTMELDFEKARIEQAEHDAKVRQLRDQLFQLDSDIQKIESQQELSRQQQRHMEEQQESLRVEVEAARQSESDSSGLIEQLTTQHERVREEATLLKEKRVQLFDTVSQQADRERECSSRVEQWRKEMLSSHVDLSRYEGQKSQSEQKLLSLKERQQRQKRERLDLEEQRQQLSEQLVSLDDDLTAGQEALAESREQLEEVTRQQRNEQEQRERVTAELRNQQKEYHQCASRLESLQELLGSHAGYEEGIRAALSRDELAGKLSGTMAEGLRVEAGYEVAAATALGVQLQAIKVHDGAEVIAFGRQNDLERCRFQLPRHVAPVTFPAGKPLREVVEFDASCQDFIAMLDGIFIVNDLTDHCHDLLPHGCCLVTLEGEVLTWQGNLLIGQGESREQQLLDNKRRIEELTREKGALSSQVEGLEQQRMLCEQRAEDCRDQCQELTLLCQRRQLHLQELEKERSRTVRELERVDERFELLLFDADQFAEEEELLLVQQRELEEQVCLIRERQHGLNEALLQGEALLEREREKLSELKQVLAELEVDFARAQERQQQLNNDLLREQKAVVDQQQRQKDRQQRLEYCAEELVRLQGLQAEGQVRLQVLLERRQREQQQQCTMDERTRLLQQQVDHLDQQGRHYRTALNQATEQQNHLQMKVREHHLELEHLHQTIRDKYQVDLTRQADFDSQQIHQASEKLHKLRVRLEAFGEVNLMAIEEFTALEERFEFLEKQREDVHASIEDLQTAISRINRTTRKRFKEAFEQVNEQFKLVFPRLFVGGEAELRLTDESDLLESGIDIIAQPPGKKLQNVGLLSGGEKALTAVALIFAIFLIKPSPFCVLDEVDAPLDDANIGRFNDMVKEMSRSSQFVVITHNTRTMEIADTLFGVTMEEPGVSSLVAVRMDELAAS, from the coding sequence ATGAAAATTAAGCGGATTGAAATCATCGGCTTCAAGTCCTTTGTCGATCGCACCGTTCTCAATTTCGAGCCGGGGGTGACGGCGATCCTTGGTCCGAATGGTTGTGGCAAAAGCAATGTGATTGACGCCATCCGCTGGGCCATGGGGGAGCAGAACGCCAAAAATCTGCGTGGCCAGGCCATGGAAGACGTGATTTTCGGAGGCAGCAAAAAACGGCGTCCCCACGGCATGGCTGAAGTCACCATGGTGTTTTCAAATCCTCATGGTGCCGGAACCAGTGAGTTTAACCAGTATTCTGAAATCATGATCACCCGCCGTCTCTATCGCAATGGGGATAGCGAGTACCTGCTGAATAAAGCACCCTGCCGACTTAAGGATATCTCGGAACTGTTTATGGATACCGGCGTTGGCGCCCGGGCCTATTCGATTATTGAGCAGGGGAAAATCGGCTCAATTCTGCATTCGCGACCGGAAGAACGACGGGTCCTGATTGAAGAAGCTGCGGGGGTTACCAAATATAAAGCACGTAAAAAGACAGCGTTACGCAAGATTGAATCGACACGCCAGAATCTGACCCGACTCAATGATGTCATTGCCGAGGTGAAACGGCAGCGGGATAGTTTGCGACGTCAGGCGGGTAAAGCGCAACGGTTTCGGGAGCTGCGCAATCAGGTCAAAGAGCTGGAAATTCAGTTGGCGCGTTATCGCTGGATGGAGTTGGAACAGGAAGCGGAAAAACTCGAAACCCAGTTGGAGCAGGCTGAACAAGCTGTTGAATCTACTCAGATAACGGCTTCGACAATGGAGCTGGACTTTGAAAAAGCTCGCATTGAACAGGCCGAGCACGATGCGAAAGTGCGTCAGCTCCGTGACCAGCTGTTTCAACTCGACAGTGATATCCAGAAAATTGAAAGCCAGCAGGAGCTCTCTCGTCAGCAGCAGCGCCATATGGAAGAGCAGCAGGAATCCCTTCGCGTGGAAGTTGAAGCAGCGCGCCAGTCGGAATCAGACTCCTCCGGCCTGATTGAACAACTGACCACTCAGCATGAAAGAGTCCGTGAAGAAGCGACGCTTCTCAAGGAAAAACGCGTGCAATTATTCGACACGGTTAGCCAACAGGCTGACCGGGAACGTGAATGCTCCAGCCGTGTTGAACAATGGCGTAAAGAGATGCTTTCCAGCCATGTTGATCTGTCGCGTTACGAAGGGCAAAAATCCCAGAGTGAGCAGAAACTCCTTTCATTGAAGGAGCGACAGCAGCGCCAGAAGCGTGAACGACTTGATCTTGAAGAACAGCGGCAACAGCTTTCAGAGCAGCTCGTTAGTCTGGATGATGATTTGACTGCGGGGCAGGAGGCTCTAGCAGAGAGTCGGGAACAGTTGGAAGAGGTGACACGACAGCAGCGAAATGAGCAGGAACAGCGTGAACGGGTCACTGCAGAGTTGCGCAATCAGCAAAAAGAGTACCATCAATGCGCTTCGCGTCTAGAATCGCTGCAGGAGTTGCTTGGCAGCCATGCCGGCTACGAAGAGGGTATCCGCGCCGCTTTGTCGCGAGATGAACTGGCCGGCAAGCTTTCCGGAACCATGGCGGAGGGGCTCCGAGTCGAGGCGGGCTATGAAGTGGCTGCGGCAACCGCTCTCGGTGTTCAACTGCAAGCGATTAAGGTTCATGACGGTGCAGAGGTGATTGCATTTGGCCGCCAAAACGATTTGGAGCGTTGCCGCTTTCAGTTGCCGCGTCATGTTGCACCCGTCACATTCCCCGCGGGAAAACCTTTACGTGAGGTCGTTGAGTTCGATGCTTCGTGCCAAGACTTCATCGCCATGCTCGACGGAATTTTTATTGTCAATGACCTCACGGATCATTGCCACGACCTTTTGCCGCACGGTTGCTGTCTGGTGACGCTTGAGGGTGAAGTGTTGACTTGGCAGGGGAATCTGTTGATTGGCCAGGGGGAGAGCCGTGAACAGCAGCTGCTTGACAATAAACGACGTATTGAAGAACTGACTCGAGAGAAAGGGGCGCTTTCCTCACAAGTGGAAGGGTTGGAACAGCAACGCATGCTTTGCGAACAGCGCGCCGAAGACTGTCGTGACCAGTGCCAGGAGTTGACCCTGTTATGTCAAAGACGACAGCTCCATCTTCAAGAGCTGGAAAAAGAACGTTCGCGGACTGTGCGAGAGCTTGAGCGAGTGGATGAACGTTTTGAGCTGTTGCTGTTTGATGCTGATCAGTTTGCTGAAGAGGAAGAACTTCTGCTGGTGCAACAACGAGAGCTGGAGGAGCAGGTCTGCCTTATCCGAGAGCGTCAGCACGGGTTGAATGAAGCCCTTCTTCAGGGTGAAGCCCTCCTGGAGCGTGAGCGTGAAAAACTTTCCGAACTGAAGCAAGTCCTTGCCGAATTGGAGGTCGACTTTGCCCGTGCTCAAGAGCGCCAGCAGCAACTGAATAACGATCTGCTGCGTGAACAAAAGGCGGTAGTCGACCAACAGCAGCGACAGAAGGACCGTCAGCAGCGTCTTGAGTATTGTGCTGAAGAACTGGTGCGATTGCAAGGTTTGCAAGCTGAAGGGCAGGTTCGCCTTCAGGTGCTGCTGGAACGACGCCAGCGCGAACAGCAGCAGCAATGCACTATGGACGAGAGGACCCGGCTGTTGCAGCAACAGGTGGATCACCTTGATCAACAAGGGCGTCACTATCGCACCGCTTTGAATCAGGCCACCGAACAGCAGAATCACTTGCAGATGAAAGTGCGCGAGCATCATCTTGAATTGGAACATCTGCATCAAACCATTCGCGATAAATATCAGGTTGATTTGACCCGCCAGGCCGATTTTGATTCACAGCAGATCCATCAAGCCAGCGAAAAGTTGCACAAACTTCGTGTCCGCCTTGAGGCTTTTGGTGAAGTCAATCTTATGGCGATTGAGGAATTTACCGCACTGGAAGAACGGTTTGAGTTTTTAGAAAAACAACGGGAAGATGTGCATGCCTCCATTGAGGATCTGCAAACTGCCATCAGTCGGATTAATCGTACGACACGTAAACGCTTTAAAGAGGCGTTCGAGCAGGTCAATGAACAGTTCAAGCTGGTTTTTCCGCGACTTTTTGTCGGTGGTGAAGCTGAGTTGCGTCTGACCGATGAGAGTGATCTGCTGGAAAGCGGGATTGACATTATTGCTCAACCTCCCGGGAAAAAATTGCAAAATGTCGGTTTGCTCTCCGGTGGTGAAAAAGCCCTGACGGCTGTGGCGTTGATCTTTGCGATCTTCTTGATCAAACCCTCTCCGTTTTGTGTTCTCGATGAAGTTGACGCGCCACTTGATGACGCCAATATCGGTCGCTTTAATGATATGGTAAAAGAGATGTCCCGTTCGTCTCAATTCGTCGTTATTACGCATAACACTCGGACGATGGAGATTGCGGATACGTTGTTCGGGGTGACAATGGAAGAGCCGGGAGTCTCCTCGCTGGTCGCGGTTCGTATGGATGAACTGGCCGCCAGTTAG
- the ftsY gene encoding signal recognition particle-docking protein FtsY, with the protein MQWSEIMDRVYQSWKSVGEYFSGLSRQLLLLLQQAIGWLVTLYAQWGLSPEDQLLAAYATLYLGATLVVLLLVVLLVRRRRKRFSSKPLPVEVSAEPIGQSVEPEPETKPAEPSTPPAESVEPVVEPVSLYDRMRSGLSKTSSALLGRIDTLFSGASAVNQDVVEELEEILITADFGMKTTQMLVDAFQQRARELKESSPERLRDLLKEEIYRLLDVSAKPLDLDGHSPFVLMVIGVNGVGKTTTIGKLAQQFSSQGKKVILGAADTFRAAAADQLEVWGERSGVTVIRHDEGADPAAVAFDAAKAAVARKADILILDTAGRLHTKVNLMEEMKKLYRVLGREIPDAPHETLLVLDATTGQNALVQARLFQEAVGVTGIALTKLDGTAKGGMAVAIGAELGLPVRYVGIGEGIEDLRPFDPQMFADALFEKR; encoded by the coding sequence ATGCAATGGTCGGAAATCATGGATCGTGTTTATCAATCGTGGAAATCTGTTGGCGAGTACTTTTCTGGACTCAGTCGCCAACTTTTGCTTTTGCTTCAGCAGGCGATCGGCTGGTTGGTCACCCTGTATGCCCAATGGGGTCTGTCGCCTGAAGATCAGCTTTTGGCGGCCTATGCCACGCTTTATCTCGGTGCAACGCTTGTGGTGTTGTTGCTGGTTGTGTTGCTGGTGCGCCGTCGGCGCAAACGTTTTTCTTCGAAACCTCTTCCTGTCGAGGTCTCTGCTGAGCCAATTGGCCAGAGTGTCGAGCCTGAACCGGAAACAAAACCCGCTGAGCCCTCTACGCCACCTGCAGAGTCTGTTGAACCCGTCGTTGAGCCGGTTTCACTTTATGACCGGATGCGTTCCGGGCTCTCTAAAACCAGTTCCGCTTTGCTTGGTCGTATCGATACGTTGTTCAGCGGCGCATCCGCTGTTAATCAGGATGTGGTGGAAGAGCTGGAGGAAATTTTAATTACGGCTGATTTCGGCATGAAAACCACGCAGATGCTGGTCGATGCCTTTCAACAGCGTGCGAGAGAGCTCAAGGAATCAAGTCCCGAACGGTTACGGGATCTCCTTAAAGAAGAGATTTATCGTTTACTTGATGTGAGTGCCAAACCTCTGGATCTGGATGGTCACAGTCCTTTTGTCTTAATGGTGATTGGTGTCAATGGTGTGGGAAAAACAACCACAATTGGCAAGCTGGCGCAACAATTCTCCTCTCAAGGGAAAAAAGTGATTTTAGGCGCTGCTGATACATTTCGTGCTGCGGCTGCCGACCAACTTGAGGTCTGGGGTGAGCGCAGTGGCGTCACGGTGATTCGTCATGATGAAGGTGCTGACCCGGCTGCTGTCGCCTTTGATGCCGCTAAAGCAGCTGTGGCCCGTAAGGCCGACATCCTTATTTTAGACACGGCAGGTCGATTGCATACCAAAGTCAACCTGATGGAGGAGATGAAGAAACTCTATCGTGTCCTGGGCCGTGAGATTCCCGATGCTCCTCACGAGACGCTTCTGGTTCTTGATGCGACAACCGGGCAGAATGCGTTGGTTCAGGCGCGTCTTTTTCAGGAAGCTGTTGGGGTTACCGGCATTGCTTTAACCAAGCTTGATGGAACGGCCAAAGGTGGTATGGCCGTCGCGATTGGCGCTGAATTAGGCTTGCCGGTGCGTTATGTCGGTATTGGCGAGGGGATTGAAGATCTTCGCCCGTTTGACCCACAGATGTTTGCTGATGCGCTTTTTGAAAAACGTTAA
- a CDS encoding cell division protein ZapB, protein MSLDILVRLEEKIDRLLAYKKQLEQECERLNEEKETLIQEREFVSQELDRILSRLDFLDQESS, encoded by the coding sequence ATGAGCTTGGATATTCTCGTCCGTCTGGAAGAAAAAATAGATCGGCTGCTTGCTTATAAGAAACAGCTGGAACAGGAATGTGAACGACTGAATGAGGAGAAAGAGACGCTCATTCAGGAACGTGAATTTGTCAGTCAGGAGTTAGACCGGATTTTGTCCCGACTGGACTTTCTTGATCAGGAGAGCTCTTGA
- a CDS encoding cell division protein ZapA, with product MKQSVRVTILGQDYSIRSSRSAEEIQRVAAYVDARIAEVLAAGATADTLDAAVLALMNVAGLYFDSQHELEQAGNTLSESLQTLDEKLSSALPG from the coding sequence TTGAAGCAATCGGTTCGGGTAACGATATTAGGTCAGGACTACTCGATACGCAGTAGTCGTTCCGCTGAAGAGATTCAAAGAGTGGCGGCCTATGTCGATGCTCGCATTGCAGAAGTATTGGCTGCTGGTGCGACCGCAGATACGCTGGATGCTGCGGTTCTTGCCCTGATGAATGTGGCTGGATTGTATTTTGACAGTCAGCATGAATTGGAACAAGCTGGCAATACCCTTTCTGAATCACTACAGACGCTAGACGAAAAATTATCCTCCGCGTTGCCCGGCTGA
- a CDS encoding 5-formyltetrahydrofolate cyclo-ligase, with the protein MPKHRVRQKQLLQRQSLAAEHYQQLSLLAQRRLLAMEVFQQAKTIALYAPIRGEVATAELFDNALRAHKCVVFPQVRDGRMTFAVTPDAQSFCPGCFGVMEPVSCQPVGVEQLDLVVVPGVAFGRCGSRLGYGKGFYDQTFEVRPSTCILVGLGFSFQLENDLPKEPHDVGLDYIVTDEEVLVF; encoded by the coding sequence ATGCCCAAACACCGCGTTCGACAAAAACAACTGCTTCAACGACAGTCTTTGGCTGCCGAACACTATCAGCAGCTTAGCTTGCTTGCCCAGCGGCGACTCTTGGCGATGGAGGTATTTCAACAGGCCAAAACCATCGCCTTATACGCGCCGATCCGTGGTGAGGTAGCGACGGCCGAGCTGTTTGATAACGCTTTACGTGCGCATAAATGTGTCGTTTTCCCTCAGGTTCGGGATGGGCGCATGACATTCGCCGTGACCCCGGATGCTCAAAGTTTTTGTCCCGGTTGCTTTGGCGTGATGGAGCCGGTTAGTTGTCAGCCGGTTGGTGTTGAACAATTGGACCTTGTGGTCGTTCCCGGAGTGGCTTTTGGCCGTTGTGGCTCCCGTTTGGGATATGGCAAAGGATTTTACGATCAGACATTCGAGGTGCGCCCCTCTACATGCATTCTCGTCGGTCTGGGATTTTCGTTTCAACTTGAAAATGATTTACCAAAAGAACCTCACGACGTTGGTCTTGATTATATTGTGACCGATGAAGAGGTGCTGGTGTTCTGA
- the rny gene encoding ribonuclease Y, which translates to MDTVTGSILVLLAVAGGALAGAYIRRRLDESQMGSAQQLATQIIEDGKKEADTLRKEAELQAKDTVLKAKAEWETEAKELRRELQGQERRLIQREENLDRKDRVLETRDKEAQQRERDLGRQESEIQEREKKAEQLVEEQMARLEQVSGLTAEEARQHLIDSMESQARHDAAKRIKQIEDEARESADKKAKEILSLAIQRYAGDYVAEKTVSVVPLPSDEMKGRIIGREGRNIRAIEAAAGIDLIIDDTPEAVIISGFNPVRREIARLALEKLVTDGRIHPARIEEIVQKAEEDVNQSIRESGEQATFDVGVHGIHPEVVKLIGRLKYRTSYGQNILKHSLEVAFLCGVMAAELGINVKQAKRAGLLHDLGKAVDHEVEGSHAMIGADLARKYGESPEIVHAIAAHHEEEKPSSVLAVLVQAADALSGARPGARREMLETYVKRLEELERIGTSFEGVDSCYAIQAGREIRVMVSSDQVSDAHAHVLAKDIAGKIETEMTYPGQIKVNVIRETRAVDYAK; encoded by the coding sequence GTGGATACAGTGACTGGTAGCATATTAGTTCTTCTTGCCGTTGCTGGTGGGGCATTGGCTGGCGCCTATATACGCCGTCGGCTGGATGAATCACAGATGGGCAGTGCCCAGCAGTTGGCGACGCAGATTATTGAAGACGGAAAAAAGGAAGCCGACACTCTGCGTAAGGAAGCAGAGTTGCAGGCAAAAGATACGGTTCTCAAGGCCAAGGCGGAGTGGGAAACGGAAGCAAAGGAGTTACGTCGGGAACTGCAGGGTCAGGAGCGACGTCTGATCCAACGTGAGGAAAACCTTGACCGCAAAGATCGGGTTCTTGAAACGCGAGACAAAGAAGCTCAGCAGCGTGAGCGTGACTTGGGGCGTCAGGAGTCGGAGATTCAGGAGCGCGAGAAAAAGGCGGAGCAGCTTGTTGAAGAGCAGATGGCACGCCTTGAACAGGTGTCAGGTCTAACGGCTGAAGAAGCCCGCCAGCATTTGATCGATAGCATGGAGAGTCAGGCGCGCCATGATGCTGCCAAAAGAATCAAACAGATCGAAGATGAAGCGCGCGAGAGTGCTGATAAAAAAGCCAAAGAGATCCTTTCTTTGGCCATTCAGCGTTATGCCGGCGATTATGTTGCTGAAAAAACAGTGAGTGTCGTTCCGTTGCCGTCTGATGAGATGAAGGGCCGAATCATTGGTCGCGAAGGGCGTAATATTCGTGCCATTGAAGCCGCTGCGGGGATTGATCTGATCATTGACGATACCCCGGAGGCGGTCATTATTTCCGGTTTTAATCCGGTTCGTCGTGAAATCGCCCGTCTTGCTCTGGAAAAGCTGGTGACGGATGGCCGGATTCATCCGGCGCGTATTGAAGAAATTGTTCAAAAAGCGGAAGAGGATGTAAATCAGTCGATTCGTGAGTCTGGAGAGCAGGCCACATTTGATGTCGGGGTTCATGGGATTCATCCTGAAGTCGTTAAATTGATCGGTCGCCTCAAATATCGGACATCGTACGGTCAAAACATTCTCAAGCACTCTTTGGAAGTGGCATTTTTATGTGGAGTAATGGCCGCTGAGCTCGGCATCAATGTTAAACAGGCCAAGCGTGCCGGACTGCTGCATGACCTTGGTAAGGCTGTCGATCACGAGGTCGAAGGATCCCATGCCATGATTGGTGCTGATCTGGCACGCAAATACGGCGAATCGCCAGAAATTGTTCATGCCATTGCAGCTCACCATGAGGAAGAGAAGCCTTCCAGCGTTCTGGCTGTTCTGGTCCAGGCGGCAGATGCGTTGTCTGGCGCTCGTCCTGGGGCGCGGCGTGAAATGCTGGAAACCTATGTCAAACGTCTGGAAGAGTTGGAGCGCATTGGCACTTCATTTGAAGGTGTTGATAGCTGCTATGCGATTCAGGCTGGCCGTGAGATTCGGGTGATGGTTTCCAGTGACCAGGTGTCTGATGCCCATGCCCATGTTCTTGCCAAAGATATTGCGGGTAAGATTGAAACCGAGATGACTTATCCGGGGCAGATCAAAGTCAATGTCATCCGTGAAACACGCGCTGTTGATTACGCCAAATAG